The nucleotide sequence TGTTAAGCTAAATACCCTCAACAAAGGTTAAATCTGGAACCTGCATACTGTCGCGTTCTGCTACGCCATTCGAAAAATGGCGCGCACCAGTTCGACAACGAGACAACATCGTCCGTCGATGACACAGCGAGCATGCGACTAACGCACGCCCTTGCTACACCACAGTCCGGTGCCGCTCGATGCAAGTCTTCAAGACCGCATCCATCGACTTGTTCCACCAGTCGTTGGAAAAAATTTCGATCTCGGAATAGCCGGCAAACCCCTGTGCCTCGACCGCCGATCGCACAGAGGTGATGTCGATGACGCCGTCGCCCATCATGCCGCGGTCGTTGAGAATGTCCTTGGTCGGCACCAGCCAGTCGCAGACGTGAAACGCCAGCAAGCGATCCTTTCCCGCGCGCGCGATCTGCGGCATCAATTCCGGATCCCACCAGATGTGATAGACGTCGAGCGCGACGCCGAGCGCGCCGGTGCGCTGTGGATCGAGCTGGTCGCAAATATCCAGCGCCTGCTTCGTCGTGTTCACGCAGGCGCGATCGGCGGCATAGACCGGGTGCAGCGGCTCGATCGCCAGCGGCATGCTGGCCTGCTTCGCATATTCGAGCATTTCGGCGATGCCGTCATGCACCTGCGTACGCGCAGCCGCGATGTCTTTCGAGGTTGCGCTTCCCGGCCGCGAATATTGCGGCAGGCCGCCGACGACCAGCACGATGCACGGCGCGCCCAGCGCCTTGGCTTCGTCGACGGCGCGGCGATTGTCGTCGCGCGCCTCGATGCGGTGCGCCGCATCGGCGGTGAACATCCCGCCGCGGCAGTAGCCCGACAGCTCGAGCCCGGCGTCGTGCACGGCCCTCACCGCACGCTCAAGGCCAACGGCAGCGACCTGATCGCGCCAGGGATCGATGGCGCGGATGCCATGGCGCGCGCAGGCCTCGATGATGGCTGTAAGATCGCCCTGCTTGCGGACGGTTGCCGTATTCAGCGACAGCCACCGATGATCGGAAGAAAAATCGCGCATCAGGACTCGATGCCGCGCGTTGCCAGCACCGTCTTCATGCGCCATGTCGCCCGTTCGGGGTTGGAGAGCAGCCCGGCCTTGTCGGCGAGGCGAAACAGTTCGGCCAGATGCAGCGTGGAGCGCGTGCTCTCCTGCCCGCCGACCATGGTGAAATGATCCTGGTGGCCGTTGAGATAGGCCATGAACACGATACCGGTCTTGTAGAACCGCGTCGGTGCCCGGAAGATATGCCGCGACAGCGGCACCGTCGGCCCCAGCACGTCGTGGAAGCCGGCCTCGTCGCCGGCGGCCAGCCGCGACAGCGCATAGGACGCCGCCGGCGCGATGGCGTCGAAGATGCCGAGCAGTGCGTGCGAAAATCCGCTGTCGTCACCGGCGATCAGTTCGGCATAATTGAAATCGTCGCCGGTATACATCTTGACGTTCTTGTCCAGCCGCCGGCGCATGTCGATCTCGCGCTGCTTGTCGAGCAGCGAAACTTTTACGCCATCGACCTTGGCGGCGTTGGCGTTGATGATGGCAACAGCCGTGTCCATCGCCTTGTCGAGGTTGCTGGTGCCCCAATAGCCAGCCAGCGCCGGGTCGAACATGTCGCCCAGCCAGTGGATGACCACGGGTTCGCGGACCTGTGACAGCACGCGGTTATAGACTTTTGCGTAGTCGTCGGCACTGCGGCCGAGCTTTGCCAGCGCGCGCGAGGCCATCAGGATGATGCGGCCGCCCGCCTTCTCCACCGCCGCGATCTGTTCCTCATAGGCGTGAATGACGTCATCAATCGTCCTGGCATCTTCCACCGCGAGATGATCGGTGCCGGCGCCGGAAAACACCAGCGCGTTGCCCTTTGCCTTGGCGGCCTTCACCGAACGCTGGATCAATTCCAGCGAAGTCGGCCAGTCCAGCCCCATGCCGCGCTGCGCGGTGTCCATCGCTTCGGCGACGCCGAGGCCGAGATCCCAGACATGCTCGCGGAACGCAATGGTGCGGTCCCAGTCGATCGCGGATGACAGCCACGGGTCGTTATCGGCAAGAGGATCCGCCACGACATGCGCGGCCGAGAAAGCCACGCGGTTGAGCGTGCCGTCAAGCCTTGCCGGAAACGTCCGCGACGCCGCCAGGCGATAGGTTTCGATCGAACGATCCGCGGTCGGCAGCCTCAAGGACAGCGATGACATCGGCAGGACGGGCTTGTTCATGGCTAGGCCTCCTCACACCTTGATCGGGGCAACGTCGATCCAGCGCCGCTCGCGCCAGCTCTGCAGCGCGCATTCGGCAAGCTGCACGCCCTTGGCACCCTCCAGCAGCGTGTATTTATAGGGCGCATCCTCGCAGACATGGCGGATGAACATTTCCCACTGCTCCTTGAAACCGTTGTCGTAGACGACGTTCTCCGGAACTTTCTGCCAGTCAGCATAGAAATCATGGGTGCGCTTCTCGTCCGGATTCCAGACCGGGCGCGGCGTCGCCTGGCGTGCCTGGATCACGCAATCGGTCAGGCCCGCCACGGCCGAGCCGAGCGTGCCGTCGACCTGGAAAGTGACGAGGTCGTCGCGGTAGACCCGCGTCACCCAGCTCATGTTGATGTGCGCGATCACGCCGCCCTTGAGGCGGAAGGTGGCATAGGCGGAGTCATCGGCGGTCGCCGTGTATTTCTTGCCCTTCTCGTCGAAACGCTCGGGGATATCGGTCGTGCCGAGGCAGGAGATGCTTTCGACCTCGCCGAAGAGATTGTCCAGCACGTAGCGCCAGTGGCAGACCATGTCGAGAATGATGCCGCCGCCGTCCTCGCTGCGGTAATTCCACGACGGCCGCTGCGCCTCCTGCCAGCCCCCTTCGAACACCCAATAGCCGAACTCGCCGCGCACCGAGAGCATGCGGCCGAAGAAGCCGGAATCGCGCAGGAAAGCCAGCTTCTTCAGGCCCGGCAGGAACAGCTTGTCCTGCACCGTGCCGTGCTTGACGCCCCTGGAATTGGCGAGTTTGAGCACCGCGACCGCCTCATCGAGATTGGTCGCGATCGGCTTCTCGCAATAGACGTGCTTGCCCGCATTGATCGCCTTGGTCAGCAATGACGGACGGGCCTGCGTCGTGGCGGCGTCGAAGAAGATCGTATCGTTCTTGTCGGCCAGCGCCTTGTCGAGATCGGTCGACCAGCGCTCGACGTTGAAGCTCCTGGCGAGGCGCTCGACCTTTTCTGCGTCGCGGCCGATCAGGATCGGGTCGGGCAGCATGCGGTCGCCGTTGGACAGCAGCACGCCGCCCTGGTCGCGGATCGCGATGATAGAGCGGATCAGGTGCTGGTTGAGCCCCATGCGGCCGGTCACGCCGTTCATGATCAGGCCGAGGCGTTTGGTCGTCATACTGCTTTCTCCAAGGGAATTCTGGCTGTGGGCTGCGCGAGCGGCGACATCGCCGACCAATCCGGATGAACTGAGGTGGCGAAGCCCGGTGTGGTCAGCGACCCCGTCAGGAGATCGCCGTCATGAATCGCGAGCCGGACCTTGCCGCTGTCGCCGACATAGAGATCGGGATGCGCCGATAAAAACGCGTCCGCCTCGGCAGCGGGCGTATCGCCGAAGCCGTCGACATAGTGATGGCCGTTGCGCTCGGCATGGGTAACGCCGATCAGCGCGCCGAGCGCGAGATCCTGCTGCACCGCCAGTCCCGCCTGGCAGGTGAGATCCTCGCCGGCGATGAAGCACTTTTCGCCGGCTGCGCTCCACTTGACCGCGCGCGTAGCGTTGATGGCCGACTTGTAGATGCCCTTGCAGGATTTCGAGGAAATGCCGCGATAACCGAGCGCCCGGGCCACCGGGAATGCCTCATAGGAATCGTCAGCCTCGTCGACGATGAAGTCGCGCCGAGCCAGTGCGCCGAGCGGTGTTTGACGCGTGATGTCGCGCGGCATCGGCTGCTCGATGTAGAGCAATTTTTCCGCGATCGGCCGCAGCGTGGCGTCGCGATCGAGCCGCTCGACCAGCGAGTTCAAGCCAGCAAGATCGGCATACTGCTCATTGGCATCGAGCGTGACGCGGTAGTCATAGGGCAGCGTGGCGAGCTCCTTGCCGATCCTTATCAGGCGATCCGCATCATGTGCGGGATCGCCGTTGAGCTTGAGCTTGAAGTAGCGTGCGCAAGCGTTTTCCTTCTGGTCGGCGACGCCGCCCTTGCCTTCGACCTTGTCATCCATCCCGACCGTGTGCCGGATCGCCACGCGCTCCAGCCGCTTGCGGCCTGCAAGAAACTGCGACACGTCGGCATCGGCCAGATCGCGCGACAGCCGCGCATCGACGCCAGCGATATTGGCCGCCATGCCATCGAAGAAATTGGTCCCGGTACAGCGCAGCAGTGCATCCAGGATCGCCTTGTCGATTTCAGCCGGCCCATAAGCCGCGGCCAGCGGCGGAATGTCTTCCCTGGCGCAGGCCGCCACCTGCGCGCCGATACACGCCGTGTGTAGACCGAATGCGGTCTCGAAGGTGGAATGCGCCAGATAGAGCTCGCGCGCGATCATCAGCGAGCGCCGCAATTCCGTGACTGTTTCCTCCGGCGAGAGGTGCGGCCGCTTGTCGAACCATTTTGCGACCAGGAATTCGGCGCTGGCGCCCGTCGCCCTGCCCTTGCCTTCGACCTCGATCTCGACGCGCACGAAAGCCTGCGGCGTCGCGTTGATAACGACCGCGCCGAACCGGAACGGCCGGGCGAAGCGCACCGGACGTTCAAAGAAGGAAATGTCCTTTACGGTCAAGCGATAAGGCATCGAGCCAGCTTTCAGTCCAGCGCGCTTTGGGTGAAAAAGTGCTTGCGAATCCGCTGCACCAGTTCGGTGAAGGCGGGATCCGCCATCGCATCCAGCGAGCGCGGGCGCGGCAGCGGCACGTCGTAGATCGCCGCGATCGCGCCGGGACGTTCGGTCATGACCAGCACGCGGTCGGCGAGAAACACGGCTTCCGGGATAGAATGCGTGATCAGCAGCACGGTCTTGCCGGTTTCGCGCTGGATCCGCATCAGCTCGACATTCATCTTCTCGCGCGTCATGGCGTCGAGCGCGCCGAACGGCTCGTCCATCAGCATGATCTTGGGGTCATGCACCAGCGCGCGGCAGATCGAGGCGCGTTGCTGCATGCCGCCGGACAATTGCCACGGCAGTTTCTTTTCGAAGCCTTCGAGGCCGACCAGCTTCAGCAGCGCTTTCGCCCGCGGCAGATACTCGTCGCGCGGCAACTTCTTCATGTCGATCGGCAACATCACGTTGGACAGAATGTTGCGCCAGGGCAGCAACAGCGCGTTCTGGAACACGATGCCGACATTGCCGTGCGGCTTCGTCACCTGCTCGCCTTCGACCAGGATTTCACCGGTCGACGGCGCCAGCAGCCCGGAGATCATTTTCAACAGCGTGGACTTGCCGCAGCCGGACGGCCCGACCACGACAAAGAACTCGCCCTCGTTGATGTGGAAATCCAGCGGCCGCAGCGACGGCACGTCGCCATCGCGCGAGCGATAGGTTTTTGAGACGCCGGACAGCGTGATGCCCGGCGCCGCGGCGCCGGCGCGATCGGACACCAGGCGCAGATGCGCGCCTGGCTGATCGATCTCGATTGGTTTGGTCGCCGGGTTCATTTAGCTCATTCCGTTGTCGAGATGCCCGTCATTCCGGGATGGTCCGAAGGACCAGACCCGGAATCTCGAGATTCCGGGTTCGATGCTGCGCATCGCCCCGGAATGACCGCTTGTGTTCACGAACCGCCCTGCGGCAGGTAGTCGTTGGTATAAAACGCCTTCGGGTTATCCTTGGCCTTGGCATCCAACCCGCCATACTCAACCATCAGATTGACGGTGTCGGTCATGTTCTGGTCCGTCACCTGGAACGGCCGCTTGGCCTTGGTTTCAGCCGTGCGGTAGAGCGGGATCGTCAACTCAAAGCCCTGCGTCAGCGTTTCGATCTTGCCGCCCTTCGGGTTGGCGTCGAGGATCGACTGCGCCGCGCCCTTCGGGTCCTTCTCGGCGGCTTCGACCGCTTTCGTCGTTGCCGACATGAAGCGCTTGACGAGATCGGCATTTGCCTTGACGAACTCGGTGTTGGCGACGACGCCCGAGCAGACCATGTTGATGCCGTAGTCGGCGAACTTGATCGCGTTGACGTCCTTGCCGGTGGCGTCCTTGATCTTCATCGACTGGTCCATGACGTAGCCGAGCAACAGGTCAGCCTGGCCGTTGATGACGGCGTTCAGCTTGGTCTGGCCGTCGCCCGCCACGGTCTGGAAATCGCTTTCCTTCAGGCCGGTCTTCTTCAGGAACAGCGGCCAGATCTGCGTCATCGAGTCGGCCGGCGTGATCGCCACCGTCTTGCCCTTGATGTCCTCGGGCTTCTTGATGTTCTTTTCGACAAAGCCCATCGCCGACATCGGGCTGGTCTGCAGCAATACGCCGGTGGCAACGATCGGTGCGCCCTTCACGGCCGCGCGCATCATGGTGGGCACGTCGACATAGCCGAAATTGGCGGTCTTGGCCGCAACGGCCTGCGTGGTCGCCGCCGAACCGCGGCCTTCCTGGATTTCGAGATCGATGCCCTCGGCGGCATAGATGCCCTTGGCCTTGCCGTAATAGAACGGCGCGTGCTCGCCATAGACGTACCAGTTCAGCATCAGCACCACCTTGTCAGCGGCCGATGCCGGCAGCACTGAAAGCGCGGTCCAGATCAAGGCGGCGGAAATCGCCGCTATCGTTCGTATCATGGTCATCCTCCCGTTGGTGTTGATGCGGCCCTTGAGGCGGGCCGATTTCTGGTTTGGCTTACGAAGCAAATATGACGTCGTCGCGCTGGCTGACGTGCCAGGGAATCACGAGGCGTTCGATACGGTCGACGACCCAGAACAGGATCACGCCGAGTAGCGCCAGAATCACCAGTGCGGCAAACATCGTCGGCAGGTCGAACGTTCCGATCGAGCGCTGCATCACATAGCCGATGCCGGAATTGGAGCCGACGAATTCACCGACCACGGCGCCGACGACGGCGAGCGTCACCGACACTTTCAGACCGGAAAAGATCGCGGGCATCGCATGCGGCAGATTGACCGCGCAAAATACCTGGAAGCGGCTGCCCTGCATCGCGCGCGCCAGATCGACCATGTCAGGATCGACCGATTTGAACCCCTGAACGGCCGACACGACGACGGGGAAGAATCCGAGCAGAAACGCCGAAATCACCTTCGGAATGATGCCGAAACCGAACCACACCACGAACAGCGGCGCGATCGCGATCTTCGGCACGGACTGCGAAAACACCAGCAGCGGATAGACATAGCTTTCCACCGTCTTCGATCCCGCGATCAGCATGGCAATGGGAATGCCGAACACGGCCGACAGCAGAAAGCCGCAAATGGTCGCGTAGGTGGTGGGCCAGGCCTGCCGCAACAGTTCCGGCCACTCCGTCCGCAGCACTGCCACGACATCGCCGGGCGCGGGGATCTGATAGGCCGGAATCTGGAACAGGCGAATGGTGACGTCCCAGGCCACCACGATGAACAGCAGGAACAGAAACGGCCGCACCCACGCTGCATTCAGCGCTTTCGACACGCCACTCTCGCGCTTCAACTCCGCCACGTCCCGCTCCCTGGTGATCCTCTCTTGGGGAGAATTTAACCCGTTGGATAAATACTGGCAAGCGGGTTTTCGTGCGGCAACTTGTGACTCGGTCGTCGTTCCTGCGAACGCAGGAACCCATAACCATCGGCGTCAATTGTTACTGCAGGATCAAAGGCTACCGCCTGACATCGAGGGGCCGCGGCGTATGGGTCCCTGCTTCGCAGGGACGACAAAATTAGACCGGCTGATGCGCCGGCGACCGCACGGCCGGCGCCTCGGCCTTGCCGAAATCCGCGGTCGATTTGCCCGTCAGCGCCGCCAGTACCAGCGCCACCATGTGGGCGAGGCGCTCGTCCCGCGCCTCCTTTTTCAGAAGATCGCGGCCGAAGATCACCGAGAGGGTCGCACTGTTGGAAAGATAGAAGAAGCATAGCCCGGCGATCGAAATGTAGAGCTGCACCGGATCGACCGCGACGCGAAAATCGCCGCTTTCGACGCCGCGCGTCACCACCGTGCGGATCATCTCGACGAACGGCGAGTGCATCGATTTAACCTTGGTCGAGCGCTTAAGATGGCGCGCTTTCGCAAGATTTTCGGTGTTTAGCAGGGCCAGAAACTCCGGGTTGCGGAGGAAATAGTTCCAGGTGAAGTCGATCAGCCGCTCGATCGCCTCGGGCGGATCGAGATGTTCGAGGTCTAGGCCGCGCTCTTCGGAGCGGATCTTTTCATAAGCACCTTCCAGCACCGCAAGGTAGAGATTTTCCTTGTTGCCGACGTGATAGTACAGCATGCGCTTGTTGGCACCGGCATTGACCGCGATGCGGTCGACGCGCGCGCCGGCCAGGCCATGGGCGGCGAACTCCTGCTTGGCGGCCTCGAGAATGCGGATCCGCATCCCCTCAGGGTCGCGCTGCCATTTCTGAACGTGTTTTGCCTTTGCCAAATCAATCGCCCGATGGTCGTACGAAGCAAGCTGTAGCACGCAAGGTGCGGTTTGAGAATGAAGGTTGTTCACCCTCCCCTGGAGGGGGAGGGTCGGCTCACGTTGAGCGAAGCGAAATGTGAGACCGGGTGGGGTGATCTCTCCACTCGCACCACCGCCTCAATGGAGAGACTGTCACCCCACCCCGTATCGCATCTTGCTTCGTGCGATACGATACGACCCTCCCCCTCCAGGGGAGGGTGAACTTCGCCTCACGCATCCTTCCCCGCCGACGGCTGCACCAGTAGCGTCGGGACGCCGCTGGTGCCGCTGCGTACCGTCATGACCCGCGTTCCCGGCTTGCGGCCGGTGCGGACTTCCGAGACATCGGCCCCTGCCTGAACGAGCCGCGCATGGGTGGCGTCGATGTCGGAGACGCGCCAGCACAGGCCGCGCAGCCAGTCCTGTGACGTATCCGTCTCCTTGCCCGGCCGGTGCGTCACCTCGACAATGAGATCGCCGCAGCGGAAGAACATCAGCCGG is from Bradyrhizobium sp. AZCC 2176 and encodes:
- a CDS encoding Gfo/Idh/MocA family protein — protein: MTTKRLGLIMNGVTGRMGLNQHLIRSIIAIRDQGGVLLSNGDRMLPDPILIGRDAEKVERLARSFNVERWSTDLDKALADKNDTIFFDAATTQARPSLLTKAINAGKHVYCEKPIATNLDEAVAVLKLANSRGVKHGTVQDKLFLPGLKKLAFLRDSGFFGRMLSVRGEFGYWVFEGGWQEAQRPSWNYRSEDGGGIILDMVCHWRYVLDNLFGEVESISCLGTTDIPERFDEKGKKYTATADDSAYATFRLKGGVIAHINMSWVTRVYRDDLVTFQVDGTLGSAVAGLTDCVIQARQATPRPVWNPDEKRTHDFYADWQKVPENVVYDNGFKEQWEMFIRHVCEDAPYKYTLLEGAKGVQLAECALQSWRERRWIDVAPIKV
- a CDS encoding dihydrodipicolinate synthase family protein; protein product: MNKPVLPMSSLSLRLPTADRSIETYRLAASRTFPARLDGTLNRVAFSAAHVVADPLADNDPWLSSAIDWDRTIAFREHVWDLGLGVAEAMDTAQRGMGLDWPTSLELIQRSVKAAKAKGNALVFSGAGTDHLAVEDARTIDDVIHAYEEQIAAVEKAGGRIILMASRALAKLGRSADDYAKVYNRVLSQVREPVVIHWLGDMFDPALAGYWGTSNLDKAMDTAVAIINANAAKVDGVKVSLLDKQREIDMRRRLDKNVKMYTGDDFNYAELIAGDDSGFSHALLGIFDAIAPAASYALSRLAAGDEAGFHDVLGPTVPLSRHIFRAPTRFYKTGIVFMAYLNGHQDHFTMVGGQESTRSTLHLAELFRLADKAGLLSNPERATWRMKTVLATRGIES
- a CDS encoding sugar phosphate isomerase/epimerase family protein, with amino-acid sequence MRDFSSDHRWLSLNTATVRKQGDLTAIIEACARHGIRAIDPWRDQVAAVGLERAVRAVHDAGLELSGYCRGGMFTADAAHRIEARDDNRRAVDEAKALGAPCIVLVVGGLPQYSRPGSATSKDIAAARTQVHDGIAEMLEYAKQASMPLAIEPLHPVYAADRACVNTTKQALDICDQLDPQRTGALGVALDVYHIWWDPELMPQIARAGKDRLLAFHVCDWLVPTKDILNDRGMMGDGVIDITSVRSAVEAQGFAGYSEIEIFSNDWWNKSMDAVLKTCIERHRTVV
- a CDS encoding ABC transporter permease, with translation MAELKRESGVSKALNAAWVRPFLFLLFIVVAWDVTIRLFQIPAYQIPAPGDVVAVLRTEWPELLRQAWPTTYATICGFLLSAVFGIPIAMLIAGSKTVESYVYPLLVFSQSVPKIAIAPLFVVWFGFGIIPKVISAFLLGFFPVVVSAVQGFKSVDPDMVDLARAMQGSRFQVFCAVNLPHAMPAIFSGLKVSVTLAVVGAVVGEFVGSNSGIGYVMQRSIGTFDLPTMFAALVILALLGVILFWVVDRIERLVIPWHVSQRDDVIFAS
- a CDS encoding TetR/AcrR family transcriptional regulator, translated to MAKAKHVQKWQRDPEGMRIRILEAAKQEFAAHGLAGARVDRIAVNAGANKRMLYYHVGNKENLYLAVLEGAYEKIRSEERGLDLEHLDPPEAIERLIDFTWNYFLRNPEFLALLNTENLAKARHLKRSTKVKSMHSPFVEMIRTVVTRGVESGDFRVAVDPVQLYISIAGLCFFYLSNSATLSVIFGRDLLKKEARDERLAHMVALVLAALTGKSTADFGKAEAPAVRSPAHQPV
- a CDS encoding ABC transporter substrate-binding protein — its product is MIRTIAAISAALIWTALSVLPASAADKVVLMLNWYVYGEHAPFYYGKAKGIYAAEGIDLEIQEGRGSAATTQAVAAKTANFGYVDVPTMMRAAVKGAPIVATGVLLQTSPMSAMGFVEKNIKKPEDIKGKTVAITPADSMTQIWPLFLKKTGLKESDFQTVAGDGQTKLNAVINGQADLLLGYVMDQSMKIKDATGKDVNAIKFADYGINMVCSGVVANTEFVKANADLVKRFMSATTKAVEAAEKDPKGAAQSILDANPKGGKIETLTQGFELTIPLYRTAETKAKRPFQVTDQNMTDTVNLMVEYGGLDAKAKDNPKAFYTNDYLPQGGS
- a CDS encoding ABC transporter ATP-binding protein, encoding MNPATKPIEIDQPGAHLRLVSDRAGAAAPGITLSGVSKTYRSRDGDVPSLRPLDFHINEGEFFVVVGPSGCGKSTLLKMISGLLAPSTGEILVEGEQVTKPHGNVGIVFQNALLLPWRNILSNVMLPIDMKKLPRDEYLPRAKALLKLVGLEGFEKKLPWQLSGGMQQRASICRALVHDPKIMLMDEPFGALDAMTREKMNVELMRIQRETGKTVLLITHSIPEAVFLADRVLVMTERPGAIAAIYDVPLPRPRSLDAMADPAFTELVQRIRKHFFTQSALD